One window from the genome of Sporichthyaceae bacterium encodes:
- a CDS encoding O-acetyl-ADP-ribose deacetylase: MVEIEVVIGDITHERVDAIVNAANSGLRGGGGVDGAIHRAAGPELAHAAGALAPCAPGDAKATPGFGLDPPVRHVIHTVGPVWHGGTSGEPEVLASCYRRSLEIADQLGATSIAFPAISTGVYGYPSGAAARVAVAAIREATTRVRRIRLVAYSETTAGYLHDALAE; this comes from the coding sequence GTGGTCGAGATCGAGGTCGTCATCGGCGACATCACGCACGAGCGTGTCGACGCGATCGTCAACGCCGCCAACTCCGGCTTGCGCGGCGGCGGCGGGGTCGACGGGGCGATTCACCGCGCCGCGGGACCGGAACTCGCGCACGCCGCGGGCGCGTTGGCGCCGTGCGCCCCCGGCGACGCCAAGGCCACGCCGGGCTTCGGCCTCGACCCACCGGTCCGCCACGTGATCCACACCGTCGGCCCGGTGTGGCACGGCGGGACGAGCGGCGAGCCAGAGGTGCTGGCTTCCTGTTACCGGCGGTCGTTGGAGATCGCCGACCAACTGGGCGCGACCAGCATCGCCTTCCCGGCGATCTCGACCGGTGTCTACGGTTACCCATCGGGGGCAGCAGCACGGGTGGCGGTTGCGGCGATCCGGGAGGCAACGACTCGAGTTCGCCGGATCCGTCTGGTGGCCTACAGCGAGACGACAGCCGGCTACCTGCATGACGCCTTGGCCGAGTAG